ATTACAAGTTAGTCACTGGAGCAAACTCGATAGTTGGAACAGCTTGGCAAAATATagttaaaaactgaaaatactgACATGTTGcacattaaaatgaagaaaattaaatgctgttttgtgACTATGTTGTTCTGTTCTAttgtttttcccccaaaaaactatatatatatatatatatatatatatatatatatatatatagtatatgtgtAGTGGGAATATGGACCATCAGTTTGGTGCGACGTCTGCGGTGATGCAGGTGTTGTGCTGGACCGctgtggtgaagagggagctcTGCCTAAAATACAAAGCTCTTGATTTACCAGTCTATCTACATTCTGATCCTCAGCTACGGTCATAAGCTTTGAGTAGTGACAGAAAAATTAGATCGCTGATACAATCAGCTGAAATTAGCTttttccttcgtagggtggctgggctcagccttagataAAGGGTGATGAGCTCAGACATCTGGAGTAAGCTCGAAGTAGAACTGATGCTCTTTTGCATAGAATGTTAACTTTGAGCTCTCCTTCCATGTCCCAATGTAAAGTTCAGTTTTAAAAGGATTGTGGAAAACAGGAATGTCAGTCCTACTGAGTCAAAAGTAGCTCAATGCATCCATGAAAATTGTTTGCAATTATGTCAATTTAACTGGAATTTGAgctccatgtgtgtttgtgcgttctTATGTGACGTGATGTAATTCTCTAAAACTGGTACTGCTATTGTTTGGTCTTCAGTCTGTGACTGACTGGCCACACCTGGCCTTTACATCTGTCTATTCTTCCCTGGAGGTAAAACCTCAGCAATAGAACTGTCAAACTCTTTCCTGCACTGTAACATTCCAGACCACATCTCTCTTGGTTAGATCTGCACTGTTTAGCTTTAGgatgtttttcctttgtttgtgAACTTATTTAAACACGCCACATGTCCAACCAGTTACATATATCACACATGCAATGTGTACTTCAAAACTAAATATAGACATAACACAGACTTATTATTTCAAACCAAATAAACCTATTTGACCCTAAACCCAACCTTTAACCAACAATTACTAATTAATACATTGGCAAAAGTTCACACAGAGGCCATAACAGTTCTGTATTATCTATTATctaatttatgttttatgattttcaataaatataaggctctttaaagggacagttcacctcaaaatcaaaaatacatatttttccttaCCCCTTTAGTGCTTTTTATCATTCTagatttgttttggtgtgagatGCCTAGTGTTAGAAATATTGGCTGTAGAGGTGTCAGCCTTCTCTcgaatagaaaaaataaaaacctggtTACTTAAGATAACCCACATGAACTTGTCTTGAGTTGCATGAACATACACCTGAAAAACCACAGGTAAAaggacaaatatatttttttgattttggggtaaACTTACTCACGATCAGTTACAACAGACAACGTATTGATAAAGTGGATAAATAACAGATTCTAACACATGCTAAATAAGGCAAATATGTTGTTGCACTCAGGTAGTTATCACAGTCTGCATCAGTATCTCTCAGTTAATTACAGAGTATTTGGAAACTGGAATGTTTCGTGACAGAAGCCAGTTTGAAGAGGACAACTGGTTACAGGAATGGTAATTCTTTCACTGTGCCGGGCGAGTCAACAGGATTCTGGACGATGATTATAAATATAGAGAGGGTGCAGTGTCCTCCCAACAGAGAAGCAAGGCAGACAGTCTGAGCACTGAAGCATCCAAGAGAAACTTCTCCTTAAACACGGGGTAAGGAAAGCTCGAACATTTTGGCTCGCATCTTGTCTTcacaaattgtaatttttcaGACACATGCAACGGCTCTTAGTGTAGCTgaattttgacaaaaaataaaaaaaaattcttaaaacaaaatacaaagataAACAGCAATACAGAATCTACTAAAAATAAGAATGTATACACAGAAAGGAAATTAAACATGTAAGTTATTTTAACTGGTTTGAGACTAAAGTATTTTTGAGAAATTTTCTTAAAGCTATTCTAAAGAGTATAATGTGATGAATTTATTCACAATGCAAACGCACATATAACAATACATATGACCCTTGACGTAaagaagatatttaaataaatgctttctTATTTTAAGTTCAAAGAGTAAGTGAGAAGAAAACAATCTAATTTGAATATTGCCTACATATTTAGCTTGAGAGAACTTAGAACATTATCTGTACGTATAAGTTTAAATTTTGTCCACTCCATCTGTGTTTCAGGTCCCAGTCAGAGGACCGCCAACATGTTCTGCTTCATAATTTACCTGATTGCACTCAGCCTGCTGGAAGGTAAGAAGGCTTCACAACTCAAACACAGCCTCCCTGACTTTATTCACCCTGCATCTATTTAGTTGTATGGCTAGTACAAATATGGACAGAAGGAGTTATTGTGCGCTTCCAAGAAATTGTTTGGCACATCCCTCCAATTAAAATGgcaatgtgacattttaataaagtgagctCTAGAGGTACAAGTAGCCAGATTCTGTTTCACCATCTTCCCAGTCTTTatgcaaagctaagctaaccaattGCCGACTCTAGCTGCATATGTAGCAAATATGAGACTGGTATCCAGTGCCATAAGGTAATTACGACGGGCCACAGTGCACGCTATGATGAAGGTTCCTAGTCAGTCGCTTTTATGTTCAAAAGGCATGACTCCTTGCTTGGCTTCCATATTTGCTCAGCAAATAGCAGTTTTGGCAAATTTTGAACCTAAACTATATACCGTATATACCGTCTTTTCCTATGATCAAATAGAGACTTCACATTGGACAtcaacatgcatttatttttccagCAATCATCAttgaatatgacaaaaaaattaagaaaacaagaaattgcttatttaattaaaaaaataataataattaagcgtAGTAAGTACTAAGCATTTACTTTTGTtagaaattatattttacacacaaaaaaacataatggagaTGGGTCTGCGTTTTATGAGCGTTGATACAACAAATGACAACCTTTGAATAATGATGTGAAATTTTCTTCAAACACAGGGGAATACCAAGGCAAAggtttgctttatttatatatgcacATACCTTTGTTGTTGGGTCTGCTCTCTCCCCATTGCAATTGCAGCACATGCACTGCCAATGTAAACACCCTGGTTGGTATAGATATTCTCATGGAGataggatcttttttttttcaaattaaagggACATTTATGCATATAACTATAACAAACTTACACAAAATGTTAACTTGTGTGCAATGTGTCTCCGTATATTCAGGTACTGATGCAACAAACCAGACATTTACCAGTTCTGGAGAGATGAACATTACGTCCTGCCCCATCACCTATTATGGGCAGAAATATGACAGAGTCTATGTGAGTAATATAAATGCCTTAAACTTTGTGTTTGGTCTTTTCCAATGCATTGATAACAAGACTCAGTACGTGGGAACTGGCATGGACTAGAAAATGACGATGTTTACGCTACACCAGTGAGTCATGAGTTGCAAAATGTGACCAAGATATATCTCTTTCTGCCGATGGGTAAATTGCATGTGCAGGGGGTGGAGTCGAGTGAAAAGGTCACACCTTGGGGGGATGTGCACATACTCAAGCCACAATGTAAcgtacaaatataaaacaatgatcTAACATCTTCACTTTTGTTAAACAATAGAAAATAAGacgcaaagacaaaaaaatgattttgtaggtgaaggccACGGGGGGGCCCTGAAACTTAATTAATCCACCAATGGTCTCTGTGATTTTTTAACAGCTGGCCTTTGATACAAACAGATTTGCAGTTTGCTTCAATGGTTTATACAAACCTGGAATCAAAAATGACTGTATTTTGATGTCTGGAGGGACAGCTGACAGAGGTAACCTGGCAGTACTTACTAAACACATACCCACTGGATCTGGGGTTCATACACTTCTGCCAAACCTTAAGAATGCTGGGAAATGTGTCAACATAATAACTTTAAAAGACAGTCAACAATCCCAAGTGagtgtttttcagttttattattgACAAATGTTACTTTCatgttaaatgaataaaacatgcaaagtgATATTTCAAAGTCTGTGTCTTTGTATCCATTATCTGTTGTCAGATTGAACAAATTGAACTTGGCAACTTTGGGACACAAGCAATTTTGGCAATCAGGACATATTCTGGGTACCAAAATGTTGATGTTGTAAGTATACTATTAAGATAAATATGAATGATTTGACGGATGTATTTTGGAAAGTGTGATGTGAGTCGGAGGATAATGAGGAAGATCAAAAGCTGCGTCCCAATTCAGCAGCTCAATCAGTATCCCACACTGGTCGATTACAAGGCACTCAGGCAATCCACATAAAGTAGGGAATATCACACTGATAAAAGAAGCAGAGGAGACTCCTCAGTtgcaaaataattcatttatttcacatgcaAAACATGACACAATGTAAAAACCTTTCCATCTAAGGACCATTGTCGGCACAACTTAGATGCTTTTTGATTCTGGACACAAGTTTTATTTAGGATGGGACTGTTCATTTTGGACTCATGAACCTTGATTCATGAGTACAACCATTACACAATAGTTTTACACAGTTATTATGTTTTTCTGGCAATTTCCAGGAGGCTGATGCACAAGTCGATGGTCTTACAGTTTCTAAACAGAAATTCCAGACAGCTGATACAATCAATGGCGTAATCACAGATGTAAGCGGATGCAGACTCTCAGGTAAGTAAATGCAGTGGTTCCTAAAGTGCAAATTTTGTCTTAAAAAGCAAAATTGGAATACATTGAATAGCTGTTATTTAATTGGTTTACAGTTAAAAGATCTACGAGTAAAGTCGTACATTTTAAGCTCATTTTTCTTAACTCCTAGGCTTTGTTTATAAGACAAATACGACAGTGAGTGACCCAAATATATGCTCTACTGTAACCTGTGATGTGAGCGGAGTCGCTACTGCCGTCAGTGATTGTGGTCCCATGGAGCGTTGCCAAGGCAATGGGGTGTAAGTATTTGaagaaattaaacaaagaaaatttCCCTCAAAAATTACAGAACAAAAGCACTTATATGTCGCAAGTGCGGATGTAAGAGAGGCCTGGGCATGGCACAAAGGAACGTATTATCAATACTGCCCAGGCGCTTTGGGTATAAACCAAAGTGCTCTTAGAGGAATATGCCAATACTCATAGCATCTGGAGTAATGGTTTATAACTAACGTTCTTTGCATTGACTTTATATGAAATGTCTTTGCAtttctcctttatttttataattttgttcagatttgttttttactcttgAGTCCTTCAAGTGTTTCAGTCTTAACCAAACgctaatacatttattttctgttgtatCCGTCTCTCCCCTCCTCGTGTAGTTGCGTGTTGAACGCCATGTGCTCTGTGACCGGCTCTACTGTCATCGATTTCGTTGGCAGAGTTCACTCTGTCCCGGACCGGTGTGGTTACACTCTGATGGGGTCCTTATCGTTCCCAGGCTTGCGGATGCTGGGGGTTTTCCAGGAAAGACGACGTAAAGATGTTAGTTTTTTGGATCGTGTGATGCTGGAGGGTCCAGGTGTTCAGATTTCCCTGGAACAAGGTGGCAGGGTTAAGGTATGTTACCCACTGCCACAATTTCTGGAGTAATGTAGATCTCATCATTTGCTGATCTTACTCATCTTAattattagtacttttatttttggtacttttgatatattttaatgcCAATACCTTTGCACGTTTACTAATAACATTtggaatgcaggactttgactTTTGTAACACAGTATATTGTAGCTTTGCTACTCTCTCCAACTCTTTTTCCAACACTGATAGTGAACCTTAAATTGGACCGCACAAGGCCAATAACAAAGGATTTCTTATGTTCAACCTCTTGATGGCAGACCAAATGCTTTATGATGTGAAGCAACATTTGTTCCAAAAAATATGATGActaatttgtgtctttgtggtgtTTGAGTAAGTGTTTCTTCTTTCGCTTTGCTCATCCGCTGTGATAAAGCTGAATGACAAAGTGCTGATGCTCAACGCCACAGCTCAGGTGGTCCATGGTGTGGAGCTCTCAAGGGACCAGACAGGAGTCACTGCTAAGATGTCAGCCTCCAACTACACTGTTTCTGTCCTCTTTGATGGCTATACCACATTAATCCACACGacaggtacaaaaaaaaattaaacctaAAGGCATTTTTATTTAAGATTATCTTGACAAAACCTTTTTCATCTGTTCATAAGTAATACCCACAGAAGAGAAAATGATTGCGTAGAGACTTTAAAAAATGGTTTACCAGACTTCTGATCTGATATACCTTAGAACAACATAACATAATCAGACAACCAACcagaaaaagaacacaaaaaaccCAGGACAACAGCATTCATCAAGAGTCATAAAACACTGTCTGCCAAGATTTGTGGATACATATGTTATATCTAGGATTAAGTAGTTACAAGAATTATGTGAATGAGAGCAGAATTGTGTGGTAGCATTATAGATAAATATCACAAGATGATTATTTATTCTACTCTAATCCACCTTTGTGCTACAGAGAGCACTGATGTGTAAGGAATTTAGTgataaaacacaacacttaaataatgataaatagaGCAGAAAGCTTACTTTGATCTTCaatcaaatgtaaaacattaatcTAGAATCACAGTCTGCTGTCAAGTCGAAATTTATAAGTCTCTGTATGAACCAGCAAGAATGATATGGGTAtcatttaaaatttgaattGCTCGACATTTAGAGACACTCTTGGATGTAGAGAATACCATGAACTTGGTCTTATTTGAATGTAAAACTAGTCTGTGATTAGGAAGTGATAATTGTAAAGCCTCAAAGAAAGATGACAGCAGAGCCAGAGACAGCATGGTTTGCAGCAGAGCCAGAGACATTCAAGatggtatcatctgcatacaaaTAGACTTTCAAGTAGTGATTCAAAAGTATGATGATATTTATGTGTAATGTAAGTAGAAATGGACCAAattgattatattattactaaAAGCGGGAAATATAGTAACATATAGGGAATAGCCATGTATCTTTATGTAGCAGGTAAATGTATGATAGATGGGCTCCTTCTGAATACATTTCTATTACCACTTAATTTATTTCCAAACGTAAAGTCTATCTTTTATATTTCTGCTTATTACTTATTACATGCTTATCAAATTACAAAACTGTGcttcaaatgtttgtgtttattatctGAACTATGAAGTAATTTGAGAGGGCCCCTTAGTTACTTTATTTTTTGGTATTAATTCTATAGATTCCAATATTGCTAACCAAAACAAGATCTGTAATGTAACTACTTTAGGTATTGATGTACTCACCCTACTAGTAGACCTAATCTTaaattaaaaccattaaataaataataataataagtaagcctttattagtcccacaatggggaaattcagttctctggatttgacccatcccagaggagcagtgggctgcaatgaagcgcccggggagcaattttggggttaggtgtctcgctcaaggacacctcggcatgttgcctgtggaggggtttgaaccaccgaccttgtggttgcgggtcaagcgctctacctcatgtgccacagccgccaaaGCTACCTTAAGTGTGCTGTTGTGCTTGTCCAGTGTAAAAGTTTATTGATCTGTCACACATTCTCTTCTTAAACCGGCCAGGACCAAGTGAAGCAGCCGTGGATGGTTTATGTGGCAATTCCACGAGTTCTTTGAATGACGAGAGGGTTACTGGACACTGGTCTACCGGGTAAGACCTCAAACACAATATGTAATTGACTACTACTTCTATTTTGATTGAATTGGTTTCAAATATACTGGAGTTTAATTATTGAGTTGTTGAACAGACTTTTGCTGTTTGTTGTCCCATAGCTGTGAGACAGAGTATGATGACGCTGCTGACAGTACAATCAACTGCAACACTACAACTGAATGgtaaacacaaattaaactcAATTTTGACTTATAAGCAGGCTTTATTAACCTCTATGGCACGCTCACCACATTTATCATTTGGTGGTGCCTTCTAACCAGGGATACATTTTGAACTTTTACACCTCAACCAATTTTATCTTGTCGATTCTGTTAAACATGTGCCTTACTGTCCTTGATGACTAAACTTCCATGCCACATTTTCACTTAAACAGGTGTAATCTCCTGAAGCAGGCTCCCTTCACTGCTTGCAATGAGCACATCAACCCAGAGCCCTTCATAACTGCCTGCACTAACACTTTGTGCAAATACCCTGCAGTGGATGGTCTCAAGTGCCAGTTCCTGGAGGCCTACGCCAGGGCCTGCAGCCTCCACAGCAATATTACGATGGAGAGTTGGAGGACAACGACCAGCTGCCGTAAGtctgtcttttattattattatctttggTTATGTTCAAGATGACCtgaataaacaaatcaattatcTATTACTATATCTTTTTAGGCACATTTTTATGAATCTTTAGGGTAgatattgtttttatgcaaatttcAGGGGATCTTATCAAGTCATGTATGCTTAAAAAAGTGGCCGATTTCTTTGTTTGATACCAGTCAGTTGTATGGAAGAATCATATTAAAATTGGAAGGCATTGTTTTCTTACCGGCAGGTTGTcttgatgtgtgttttcagctgctGTCCCTCGGACCTTCTGTAAGGACAGGTTCTGCAGTGCTCATGAGTTCTGTGGTGAGCGCAATGTTGGGGAACCCAGCTGCCTCTGTCGGGCCATTTTTGCCTCCAAGTACAGATCGACAGGCACACTTGGTGAGTCAGCTAGGACACAATGCAGTCACAATTGTCTCAATTGCTATTTCATTTTAGGCTTGAGGGATTTTTCAAAGGGTGAGCTGTTTCAGATTTATGGAAAAACTGTCCTTTAAGAAACTATGAAAATTCCTAAAAGATGTCTTTCAATGTTGCATTTATGATTGCCTCATCCTCATCTGTGCTGTTGCATGTTGTCTGGAAAAGGCTAATTTTTTGTAACGGGTGTTTAGGTGAGCCGACGGTCTGCCAGCAGAGTTCTGCTTCAGTAATTCTGGCTAATTGTCTATTGGAGGACAAGAGCATCGATTATTCTGTCTTACACCTCAATGACCAGGCCTGCAAAGCTGAAATGGACAACCTGACCCACATGGTGATGTTCAACTACAATGGCAGCAACACTTGTGGTACAGTGGTCACGGTTGGTACCTTctattcatttttctctcaagAAGCAGCCAAATCCCTTTTACACTAGAGATGTACTGTTTTTCATCATTCTGCAGGGGTGTGGTAAGCGCACTGTAGGATTGACTTATGGccccatttttttaaaaa
The Anoplopoma fimbria isolate UVic2021 breed Golden Eagle Sablefish chromosome 16, Afim_UVic_2022, whole genome shotgun sequence genome window above contains:
- the LOC129104987 gene encoding alpha-tectorin-like is translated as METCPSQRTANMFCFIIYLIALSLLEGTDATNQTFTSSGEMNITSCPITYYGQKYDRVYEADAQVDGLTVSKQKFQTADTINGVITDVSGCRLSGFVYKTNTTVSDPNICSTVTCDVSGVATAVSDCGPMERCQGNGVCVLNAMCSVTGSTVIDFVGRVHSVPDRCGYTLMGSLSFPGLRMLGVFQERRRKDVSFLDRVMLEGPGVQISLEQGGRVKLNDKVLMLNATAQVVHGVELSRDQTGVTAKMSASNYTVSVLFDGYTTLIHTTGPSEAAVDGLCGNSTSSLNDERVTGHWSTGCETEYDDAADSTINCNTTTEWCNLLKQAPFTACNEHINPEPFITACTNTLCKYPAVDGLKCQFLEAYARACSLHSNITMESWRTTTSCPAVPRTFCKDRFCSAHEFCGERNVGEPSCLCRAIFASKYRSTGTLGEPTVCQQSSASVILANCLLEDKSIDYSVLHLNDQACKAEMDNLTHMVMFNYNGSNTCGTVVTANNSEIIYKNTIMTRNISTSGLINRHSPVRIDFSCHYNQPDVTTLAIKIKHSSVIQNMTSGEWNYNLTMKAYTNADRMIAIQPSTDIKLDQKIWVELKTDGLNENMVLVVTDACWATDQPSPIGGLRYDLIIEGCPNPADQTVKVEGNGLGTSNYFSFNTFQFSGKTGGVYLHCKVELCVTQSNACAPLCNQAGRRRRSAMSTYEDENPAFISMAWT